The proteins below are encoded in one region of Xenopus laevis strain J_2021 chromosome 8L, Xenopus_laevis_v10.1, whole genome shotgun sequence:
- the LOC121397018 gene encoding protein kinase C delta type-like: protein MKPKCFQKNDRGSEAWRKLKRSREDDEEKSEQRRRSKKAKKSEKSIEKNKNIKENSRKKSKEQEEKKFQQKRSRSPESSAGGGSHRKKRPCVPATKPAQLDISSFIFHFELGQGNFGKVMLASWTSKKKLVAVKISEKTPLTEMEAHVLQIARGSPFLCHAYAAFQTKIVAYIILEYIGGGTLHDLMSGQGIIKTDNIVFYSAEMICGLQFLHSKGIIHRDLKPANILLDHEGHIKIADFGLAVNCIFRNNTTTRGRAGTRGYMAPEVIKRKEYNAAADWWSLGVVIYKMATNLFPFNNEQSVVDKEPEYSSICSTELVDLLQALLKKDRHQRLGTTGNIREHPFYASVDWVKLENRTIKPPFKPMVSSYGDFSDSTGETSSSLTVSSDDDSNNTVLEGFSFQDLSDSSGRLDVKV, encoded by the exons ATGAAGCCTAAGTGCTTTCAAAAAAATGATCGAGGATCAGAAGCTTGGAGGAAATTGAAAAGGAGTCGTGAAGATGATGAGGAAAAATCAGAGCAGAGACGGAGGagcaaaaaagctaaaaaatcagAGAAGAGCattgaaaagaataaaaacataaaagaaaatagcAGGAAGAAGAGCAAAGAGCAGGAAGAAAAGAAGTTCCAGCAGAAAAGATCAAGGAGCCCAGAGAGCAGCGCAG GAGGAGGAAGCCACAGAAAGAAGAGACCCTGTGTTCCAGCCACAAAACCTGCCCAACTTGACATCAGCAGCTTCATATTCCATTTTGAGCTTGGGCAGGGGAACTTTGGCAAG GTCATGTTGGCTTCTTGGACCAGCAAGAAAAAGCTAGTGGCAGTGAAGATCTCGGAGAAGACACCGCTGACTGAGATGGAAGCTCATGTCCTACAGATTGCGAGGGGAAGCCCTTTCCTGTGCCATGCCTATGCGGCCTTCCAGACAAAG ATAGTAGCATATATCATCTTGGAGTATATTGGCGGGGGAACCCTTCACGATCTGATGAGTGGACAAGGAATCATAAAGACAGACAACATCGT GTTCTACTCAGCAGAGATGATTTGCGGCCTGCAATTCCTTCATTCCAAAGGGATCATCCACCG TGACCTCAAACCAGCCAACATCCTGCTAGACCATGAAGGCCATATCAAAATTGCTGACTTTGGTCTGGCAGTTAACTGCATCTTCCGCAACAACACCACCACCAGAGGCAGAGCCGGAACACGTGGATATATGGCACCGGAG GTGATCAAAAGGAAGGAGTACAACGCAGCAGCCGACTGGTGGTCATTGGGTGTTGTCATCTACAAAATGGCTACCAATCTTTTTCCATTTAACAACGAGCAATCGGTAGTCGACAAAGAGCCCGAATATAGCAGCATTTGCAGCACAGAACTGGTGGATCTCCTGCAAGCG ctactGAAGAAAGATCGCCATCAACGTCTTGGAACCACCGGGAACATCAGGGAGCACCCTTTCTATGCATCTGTCGACTGGGTCAAACTGGAAAACCGCACGATAAAACCACCCTTCAAGCCCATGGTG tCTTCATATGGGGACTTCAGCGACTCAACTGGAGAAACTTCATCATCTTTGACGGTTTCAAGTGATGACGACAGTAACAACACCGTCCTGGAAGGGTTCTCGTTCCAAGATTTATCAGATAGTAGTGGTAGATTAGATGTTAAGGTTtaa